In one Polyodon spathula isolate WHYD16114869_AA unplaced genomic scaffold, ASM1765450v1 scaffolds_1739, whole genome shotgun sequence genomic region, the following are encoded:
- the mrpl49 gene encoding mitochondrial ribosomal protein L49, protein MVRRSRMHNVPVYTDITHGNRRMTIIRKIEGDIWALEQEVKSYLTQLTGKCPPTQVNEVNMSIRVKGSYDAELKAWLTEKGF, encoded by the exons ATGGTGAGACGATCCCGCATGCACAACGTTCCCGTCTACACCGACATCACCCACGGCAACCGCAGGATGACCATCATCCGCAAGATCGAGGGCGACATCTGG GCTCTGGAACAGGAAGTGAAGTCGTATCTGACGCAGCTGACGGGGAAGTGCCCGCCCACTCAGGTCAACGAGGTCAATATGAGCATCCGGGTCAAAGGTTCCTACGACGCAGAGCTGAAAGCCTGGCTGACGGAGAAGGGCTTCTGA